Proteins encoded by one window of Canis aureus isolate CA01 chromosome 13, VMU_Caureus_v.1.0, whole genome shotgun sequence:
- the COL8A2 gene encoding collagen alpha-2(VIII) chain isoform X1 has translation MRGPLALLPLLPLLLGCGPRAATGGGAGGAAGYAPVKYVQPMHKGPAGPPFREGKGQYLEMPLPLLPMDLKGEPGPPGKPGPRGPPGPPGFPGKPGTGKPGLHGQPGPAGPPGFSRMGKAGPPGLPGKAGPPGQPGLRGEPGIRGDQGLRGPPGPPGLPGPSGIAVPGKPGPQGVPGPPGFGGEPGPQGEPGPPGDRGLKGDNGVGQPGLPGAPGQGGAPGPPGLPGPAGLGKPGLDGLPGAPGDKGESGPPGVPGPRGEPGALGPKGPPGVDGVGVPGAAGVPGPQGPAGAKGEPGARGLPGLIGPTGYGVPGLPGPKGDRGPAGVPGLLGDRGEPGEDGEPGEQGPQGLGGPPGLPGSAGLPGRRGPPGPKGEVGPGGPPGVAGIRGDQGPTGLAGKPGPPGERGLPGAHGPPGPTGPKGEPGFTGRPGGPGVAGALGQKGDLGLPGQPGLRGPSGIPGLQGPAGPIGPQGLPGLKGEPGLPGAPGEGRVGEPGVAGPVGPPGVPGSPGLTGPPGPPGPPGPPGAPGALDETGVAGLHLPNGGVEGAVLGKGGKPQFGLGELSAHATPAFTAVLTSPFPASGMPVKFDRTLYNGHSGYNPATGIFTCPVGGVYYFAYHVHVKGTNVWVALYKNNVPATYTYDEYKKGYLDQASGGAVLQLRPNDQVWVQMPSDQANGLYSTEYIHSSFSGFLLCPT, from the exons ATGCGGGGGCCCCTggcgctgctgccgctgctgccgctgctgctcgGCTGCGGGCCCCGCGCGGCCACCGGAGGCGGGGCTGGCGGCGCCGCGGGCTACGCGCCCGTGAAGTACGTGCAGCCCATGCACAAGGGACCCGCGGGGCCGCCCTTCCGCGAGGGCAAGGGCCAGTACCTGG aaATGCCTCTACCGCTGCTGCCGATGGACCTGAAAGGCGAGCCAGGTCCGCCCGGGAAGCCGGGGCCTCGGGGCCCCCCTGGCCCTCCTGGCTTCCCAGGAAAACCGGGCACGGGAAAGCCGGGGCTGCATGGGCAGCCTGGCCCCGCTGGCCCCCCTGGCTTCTCCCGGATGGGCAAGGCTGGTCCCCCAGGGCTCCCAGGCAAGGCTGGACCCCCAGGACAGCCAGGGCTTCGGGGGGAGCCGGGGATTCGGGGGGACCAGGGCCTTCGGGGGCCCCCAGGAcctcctggcctccctgggccctcAGGCATCGCCGTCCCTGGGAAGCCAGGCCCCCAAGGGGTGCCGGGGCCCCCAGGGTTCGGGGGGGAGCCAgggccccagggggagcctgggcCCCCAGGTGATCGAGGCCTCAAGGGGGATAATGGAGTGGGGCAGCCAGGGCTACCgggggccccagggcagggaggcGCCCCTGGACCCCCTGGCCTTCCTGGTCCAGCTGGCTTGGGCAAACCAGGTTTGGATGGGCTTCCTGGGGCCCCTGGAGATAAGGGGGAGTCAGGGCCTCCCGGGGTGCCAGGACCCAGGGGGGAGCCAGGGGCTCTGGGCCCAAAAGGGCCCCCTGgagtggatggtgtgggggtccCTGGGGCAGCGGGGGTGCCAGGGCCACAGGGCCCAGCAGGGGCCAAAGGGGAACCAGGAGCCCGGGGCCTCCCCGGCCTGATAGGCCCCACGGGCTATGGGGTACCAGGACTGCCAGGCCCCAAGGGGGACAGGGGCCCAGCTGGGGTCCCAGGACTCTTGGGGGACAGGGGGGAGCCAGGGGAGGATGGGGAGCCAGGAGAGCAGGGCCCACAGGGCCTTGGGGGACCCCCGGGACTTCCAGGGTCTGCAGGACTCCCTGGCAGACGTGGACCCCCAGGGCCCAAGGGGGAAGTAGGGCCTGGAGGACCCCCAGGAGTGGCTGGTATTCGGGGTGACCAGGGACCTACTGGCCTGGCTGGGAAACCCGGGCCCCCAGGAGAGAGGGGACTCCCTGGGGCCCACGGACCCCCAGGACCAACTGGGCCCAAAGGTGAGCCGGGTTTCACAGGCCGCCCTGGGGGACCGGGGGTGGCAGGAGCCCTGGGGCAGAAGGGAGACTTGGGGCTCCCCGGACAGCCCGGCCTGAGGGGCCCCTCAGGAATCCCCGGGCTCCAGGGCCCAGCCGGTCCTATCGGGCCCCAGGGACTGCCGGGCCTGAAGGGAGAACCTGGCTTACCCGGGGCCCCTGGAGAGGGGCGAGTGGGGGAACCGGGAGTGGCTGGGCCCGTGGGGCCCCCGGGGGTCCCCGGCTCCCCAGGCCTCACTGGCCCTCCTGGGCCTCCCGGGCCCCCAGGGCCTCCAGGCGCCCCCGGGGCCTTGGATGAGACTGGGGTGGCCGGCCTGCACCTGCCCAACGGCGGCGTGGAGGGCGCCGTGCTGGGCAAGGGGGGCAAGCCGCAGTTCGGCCTGGGGGAGCTGTCGGCCCACGCCACGCCCGCCTTCACCGCCGTGCTCACGTCGCCCTTCCCCGCCTCCGGGATGCCCGTCAAGTTCGACCGGACTCTGTACAACGGCCACAGCGGCTACAACCCGGCCACCGGCATCTTCACCTGCCCCGTGGGCGGCGTCTACTACTTTGCCTACCACGTGCACGTCAAGGGCACCAACGTGTGGGTGGCCCTGTACAAGAACAACGTGCCGGCCACCTACACCTACGACGAGTACAAGAAGGGCTACCTGGACCAGGCGTCGGGCGGGGCGGTGCTGCAGCTGCGGCCCAACGACCAGGTGTGGGTGCAGATGCCCTCGGACCAGGCCAACGGCCTCTACTCCACCGAGTACATCCACTCCTCCTTTTCGGGCTTCTTGCTCTGCCCCACATAA
- the COL8A2 gene encoding collagen alpha-2(VIII) chain isoform X2: protein MPLPLLPMDLKGEPGPPGKPGPRGPPGPPGFPGKPGTGKPGLHGQPGPAGPPGFSRMGKAGPPGLPGKAGPPGQPGLRGEPGIRGDQGLRGPPGPPGLPGPSGIAVPGKPGPQGVPGPPGFGGEPGPQGEPGPPGDRGLKGDNGVGQPGLPGAPGQGGAPGPPGLPGPAGLGKPGLDGLPGAPGDKGESGPPGVPGPRGEPGALGPKGPPGVDGVGVPGAAGVPGPQGPAGAKGEPGARGLPGLIGPTGYGVPGLPGPKGDRGPAGVPGLLGDRGEPGEDGEPGEQGPQGLGGPPGLPGSAGLPGRRGPPGPKGEVGPGGPPGVAGIRGDQGPTGLAGKPGPPGERGLPGAHGPPGPTGPKGEPGFTGRPGGPGVAGALGQKGDLGLPGQPGLRGPSGIPGLQGPAGPIGPQGLPGLKGEPGLPGAPGEGRVGEPGVAGPVGPPGVPGSPGLTGPPGPPGPPGPPGAPGALDETGVAGLHLPNGGVEGAVLGKGGKPQFGLGELSAHATPAFTAVLTSPFPASGMPVKFDRTLYNGHSGYNPATGIFTCPVGGVYYFAYHVHVKGTNVWVALYKNNVPATYTYDEYKKGYLDQASGGAVLQLRPNDQVWVQMPSDQANGLYSTEYIHSSFSGFLLCPT from the coding sequence ATGCCTCTACCGCTGCTGCCGATGGACCTGAAAGGCGAGCCAGGTCCGCCCGGGAAGCCGGGGCCTCGGGGCCCCCCTGGCCCTCCTGGCTTCCCAGGAAAACCGGGCACGGGAAAGCCGGGGCTGCATGGGCAGCCTGGCCCCGCTGGCCCCCCTGGCTTCTCCCGGATGGGCAAGGCTGGTCCCCCAGGGCTCCCAGGCAAGGCTGGACCCCCAGGACAGCCAGGGCTTCGGGGGGAGCCGGGGATTCGGGGGGACCAGGGCCTTCGGGGGCCCCCAGGAcctcctggcctccctgggccctcAGGCATCGCCGTCCCTGGGAAGCCAGGCCCCCAAGGGGTGCCGGGGCCCCCAGGGTTCGGGGGGGAGCCAgggccccagggggagcctgggcCCCCAGGTGATCGAGGCCTCAAGGGGGATAATGGAGTGGGGCAGCCAGGGCTACCgggggccccagggcagggaggcGCCCCTGGACCCCCTGGCCTTCCTGGTCCAGCTGGCTTGGGCAAACCAGGTTTGGATGGGCTTCCTGGGGCCCCTGGAGATAAGGGGGAGTCAGGGCCTCCCGGGGTGCCAGGACCCAGGGGGGAGCCAGGGGCTCTGGGCCCAAAAGGGCCCCCTGgagtggatggtgtgggggtccCTGGGGCAGCGGGGGTGCCAGGGCCACAGGGCCCAGCAGGGGCCAAAGGGGAACCAGGAGCCCGGGGCCTCCCCGGCCTGATAGGCCCCACGGGCTATGGGGTACCAGGACTGCCAGGCCCCAAGGGGGACAGGGGCCCAGCTGGGGTCCCAGGACTCTTGGGGGACAGGGGGGAGCCAGGGGAGGATGGGGAGCCAGGAGAGCAGGGCCCACAGGGCCTTGGGGGACCCCCGGGACTTCCAGGGTCTGCAGGACTCCCTGGCAGACGTGGACCCCCAGGGCCCAAGGGGGAAGTAGGGCCTGGAGGACCCCCAGGAGTGGCTGGTATTCGGGGTGACCAGGGACCTACTGGCCTGGCTGGGAAACCCGGGCCCCCAGGAGAGAGGGGACTCCCTGGGGCCCACGGACCCCCAGGACCAACTGGGCCCAAAGGTGAGCCGGGTTTCACAGGCCGCCCTGGGGGACCGGGGGTGGCAGGAGCCCTGGGGCAGAAGGGAGACTTGGGGCTCCCCGGACAGCCCGGCCTGAGGGGCCCCTCAGGAATCCCCGGGCTCCAGGGCCCAGCCGGTCCTATCGGGCCCCAGGGACTGCCGGGCCTGAAGGGAGAACCTGGCTTACCCGGGGCCCCTGGAGAGGGGCGAGTGGGGGAACCGGGAGTGGCTGGGCCCGTGGGGCCCCCGGGGGTCCCCGGCTCCCCAGGCCTCACTGGCCCTCCTGGGCCTCCCGGGCCCCCAGGGCCTCCAGGCGCCCCCGGGGCCTTGGATGAGACTGGGGTGGCCGGCCTGCACCTGCCCAACGGCGGCGTGGAGGGCGCCGTGCTGGGCAAGGGGGGCAAGCCGCAGTTCGGCCTGGGGGAGCTGTCGGCCCACGCCACGCCCGCCTTCACCGCCGTGCTCACGTCGCCCTTCCCCGCCTCCGGGATGCCCGTCAAGTTCGACCGGACTCTGTACAACGGCCACAGCGGCTACAACCCGGCCACCGGCATCTTCACCTGCCCCGTGGGCGGCGTCTACTACTTTGCCTACCACGTGCACGTCAAGGGCACCAACGTGTGGGTGGCCCTGTACAAGAACAACGTGCCGGCCACCTACACCTACGACGAGTACAAGAAGGGCTACCTGGACCAGGCGTCGGGCGGGGCGGTGCTGCAGCTGCGGCCCAACGACCAGGTGTGGGTGCAGATGCCCTCGGACCAGGCCAACGGCCTCTACTCCACCGAGTACATCCACTCCTCCTTTTCGGGCTTCTTGCTCTGCCCCACATAA
- the ADPRS gene encoding ADP-ribosylhydrolase ARH3, translating into MAAAAMTAAGCAGAGAARSLSRFRGCLAGALLGDCVGSLYEAHDTVTLTSVLRHVQSLEPDPGSPGSARTEVLYYTDDTAMARALVQSLLAKEAFDEVDMAHRFAQEYKKEPDRGYGAGVITVFKKLLSPKCRDVFEPARAQFNGKGSYGNGGAMRVAGISLAYSSVQDVQKFARLSAQLTHASSLGYNGAILQALAVHLALQGESSSEHFLEQLLGHMEELESDAQSVSDARELGMEERPYSSRLKKIGALLEQDSVTREEVVSELGNGIAAFESVPTAIYCFLRCMEPDPEIPSAFNSLQRTLIYSISLGGDTDTIATMAGAIAGAYYGMEQVPESWQQSCEGYEETDVLAQNLHRLFQKSP; encoded by the exons ATGGCGGCGGCGGCGATGACGGCGGCGGGctgcgcgggggccggggcggcccGCTCCCTCTCCCGCTTCCGAGGCTGCCTGGCCGGCGCGCTGCTCGGGGACTGCGTGGGCTCCCTGTACGAGGCGCACGACACCGTCACCCTGACGTCAGTGCTGCGTCACGTCCAGAGCCTGGAGCCGGACCCGGGCTCGCCGGGGAGCGCGCGGAcag AAGTCTTGTACTACACGGACGACACGGCCATGGCCCGGGCCCTCGTGCAGTCCCTGCTGGCCAAGGAGGCCTTCGACGAGGTGGACATGGCTCACAG GTTTGCTCAGGAGTACAAGAAAGAGCCCGACCGCGGTTACGGCGCCGGGGTCATTACCGTCTTCAAGAAGCTGCTGAGCCCCAAGTGCCGCGACGTTTTTGAGCCCGCCCGGGCCCAGTTCAATGGGAAGGGCTCCTACGGCAACGGGGGCGCCATGCGGGTGGCCGGCATCTCCCTGGCCTATAGCAGCGTCCAGGATGTGCAGAAG TTTGCCCGGCTGTCGGCTCAGCTGACCCACGCCTCCTCCCTGGGCTACAACGGCGCCATCCTGCAGGCCCTGGCTGTGCACCTGGCTTTGCAGGGGGAGTCGTCAAGTGAGCACTTCCTCGAGCAGCTCCTGGGCCACATGGAAGAGCTAGAGAGTGACGCGCAGTCCGTCTCGGATGCCAGGGA GCTGGGCATGGAGGAGCGTCCCTACTCCAGCCGCCTGAAGAAGATTGGCGCTCTTCTAGAGCAGGACTCGGTGACCAGGGAGGAGGTGGTGTCTGAGCTAG GCAACGGCATTGCTGCCTTCGAATCTGTGCCCACCGCCATCTACTGCTTCCtgcgctgcatggagcctgaccccGAGATCCCCTCTGCCTTCAACAGCCTCCAGAGGACTCTCATCTATTCCATCTCACTCGGGGGGGACACCGACACCATAGCCACCATGGCCGGGGCCATTGCTGGTGCCTACTATGGGATGGAGCAGGTGCCAGAGAGCTGGCAGCAAAGCTGTGAGGGCTACGAGGAGACTGACGTCCTGGCCCAGAACCTGCACCGCCTCTTCCAGAAGAGTCCGTGA